The following are from one region of the Rhodopirellula sp. P2 genome:
- a CDS encoding SHD1 domain-containing protein: MKRSLRLALQWTLVVCMIAILSVSPASAGWLLKRIHGKNADCCEIATDTCCTAPEPVCCLPAPEPVGCDPAPIPCESAPTCCGTVEMVPAPVVSSDCCGSVVVPMSEGILVEQPFYGESTIVPMAEGEMIEGGVIEAPAMPAQESTDVAPPVPAEPVAEEPVIEPQADPAADVEPETPMPVEEPAEEAPVVDPPAAEPVVEEPVVEEPVVEEPVMEEPAADLFPADDNPFPQDAPAEEAPGLEMPAEEAPVEEAPADDAFGDLFGGDTEMPAEPATPDVEAPAAESVEDLFGGDAAPADPVIPDEPAMPEAPADDAFGDLFGGEAEAPADMPAEQPADDGFGDLFGGEAEAPAQEAMPQEGGLDGLFDDAAPAEEAPADGGGLDDLFGDPPAEDSSDAAIDDLFGQTKQSLADSEVTQVVTEKSVAKTIDVLDSTKTRTWIDNTGNWGTDGRLVEVRESEVQILKSNGRTCTVPLKRLSDADKSYVESIRAQVSELLFAMASVD, encoded by the coding sequence ATGAAACGTTCCCTTCGCCTCGCACTGCAGTGGACGTTGGTGGTCTGCATGATCGCCATTTTGAGCGTGAGTCCCGCTTCGGCTGGATGGCTGCTGAAGCGAATTCACGGCAAAAACGCTGATTGCTGTGAAATTGCGACCGACACCTGCTGCACTGCTCCAGAGCCTGTTTGCTGCCTTCCTGCACCGGAACCCGTTGGTTGCGATCCCGCGCCGATCCCTTGCGAATCGGCCCCCACCTGCTGTGGCACCGTTGAAATGGTTCCTGCACCTGTTGTTTCAAGTGACTGCTGCGGTTCCGTCGTTGTGCCAATGAGCGAAGGCATCCTCGTTGAACAACCCTTCTACGGTGAATCGACGATCGTTCCCATGGCCGAAGGCGAAATGATCGAAGGCGGGGTCATCGAAGCTCCCGCGATGCCGGCCCAAGAGTCCACGGACGTCGCTCCACCCGTTCCCGCTGAACCTGTCGCGGAAGAGCCTGTTATCGAGCCTCAAGCCGATCCCGCTGCCGACGTGGAACCCGAAACTCCAATGCCGGTGGAAGAGCCCGCGGAAGAAGCTCCCGTTGTTGATCCACCAGCCGCTGAGCCTGTGGTCGAGGAGCCCGTTGTCGAGGAACCCGTGGTGGAAGAACCCGTCATGGAAGAACCAGCTGCTGACTTGTTCCCCGCTGACGACAACCCTTTCCCACAAGACGCACCCGCTGAAGAAGCACCCGGTTTGGAAATGCCAGCCGAGGAAGCACCGGTGGAAGAAGCTCCTGCCGACGATGCCTTTGGCGATCTGTTTGGTGGCGACACTGAAATGCCCGCCGAGCCTGCCACTCCCGATGTCGAAGCTCCTGCAGCCGAATCGGTCGAAGACCTGTTTGGCGGCGACGCTGCACCAGCGGATCCTGTGATTCCTGATGAACCCGCCATGCCCGAGGCTCCTGCCGACGACGCCTTTGGCGACTTGTTCGGTGGCGAAGCCGAAGCACCCGCAGACATGCCTGCTGAGCAACCTGCCGACGATGGTTTTGGTGACTTGTTTGGTGGTGAAGCGGAAGCTCCCGCTCAAGAAGCGATGCCACAAGAAGGTGGACTGGACGGATTGTTCGACGACGCCGCACCGGCCGAAGAAGCACCGGCTGATGGCGGTGGCTTGGACGATTTGTTCGGTGACCCACCCGCCGAAGACAGCTCCGACGCTGCCATCGACGATTTGTTTGGCCAAACCAAACAGTCGCTGGCTGATTCGGAAGTCACTCAAGTGGTGACTGAAAAGAGCGTCGCCAAGACCATCGACGTGCTGGACAGCACCAAGACCCGCACCTGGATCGACAACACTGGCAATTGGGGCACCGATGGCCGCTTGGTGGAAGTCCGTGAAAGCGAAGTTCAGATTCTGAAATCCAATGGCCGGACCTGCACCGTCCCGTTGAAACGACTCAGTGACGCGGACAAATCGTACGTGGAATCGATCCGCGCCCAAGTCAGCGAATTGCTGTTCGCAATGGCCTCCGTCGACTGA